In the Nitrospirales bacterium LBB_01 genome, one interval contains:
- the dsrA gene encoding dissimilatory-type sulfite reductase subunit alpha: MGKKYETPLLDELKKGAFPSFVTEIEKAAARSGMPDDLASMASDLLGHTELCFKEKVTHWKHGGIVGVRGYGGGVIGRYSDIPAQFPGVAHFHTVRINSPSGFYYQADALQEVMDLWDKHGSGLTNMHGSTGDMVMLGTRTEHLEPFFAEVSSRGWDLGGSGSAMRTPSCCLGMSRCEWANIDTMAITNDITQHYQDEMHRPAFPYKFKFKVAGCPVDCIASIARADMSVIGTWKGDIRIDQAEVKEYAKKMNIQSEVIDMCPTSCVTLSGSELKIDNSQCNRCMHCIARMPKALRPGTEKGATLLIGSKAPIVTGALLSWVIVPFIKMEPPYEEFYDLIGKIWEWWDENGKNRERIGELIERVSFPKFLKEVGLDPHPAMIKEPRRDPFFFWSEEDLIK, translated from the coding sequence ATGGGTAAGAAGTACGAAACGCCGTTACTGGATGAGCTTAAAAAAGGAGCTTTTCCGAGTTTTGTAACGGAAATTGAAAAAGCAGCAGCCCGTTCGGGAATGCCGGATGACCTGGCAAGCATGGCATCTGACCTTTTAGGGCATACTGAGTTGTGCTTTAAAGAGAAAGTAACCCACTGGAAACACGGTGGAATCGTTGGAGTAAGGGGGTACGGCGGCGGCGTTATCGGAAGATATTCTGATATACCGGCTCAATTCCCGGGCGTTGCCCATTTCCACACTGTAAGAATAAACAGCCCGTCAGGGTTTTATTATCAGGCTGATGCGTTACAAGAGGTCATGGATCTATGGGATAAACACGGTTCTGGACTTACCAATATGCACGGTTCTACCGGCGATATGGTTATGCTTGGAACACGTACAGAGCATCTTGAGCCTTTCTTTGCTGAGGTTTCATCCAGAGGATGGGATTTGGGCGGTTCCGGTTCAGCTATGAGAACACCAAGCTGTTGTTTAGGTATGTCTCGTTGTGAGTGGGCAAACATTGACACAATGGCAATAACCAATGACATAACTCAGCACTATCAGGACGAAATGCACAGACCTGCGTTCCCTTATAAGTTTAAATTTAAAGTGGCAGGCTGTCCGGTTGACTGTATCGCATCCATAGCAAGAGCCGATATGTCGGTAATTGGCACATGGAAAGGCGATATTCGCATAGATCAGGCTGAGGTGAAAGAGTACGCTAAGAAAATGAACATACAGTCTGAGGTCATTGATATGTGTCCAACCAGCTGTGTTACTCTTAGCGGCAGTGAGTTAAAGATTGATAATTCTCAGTGCAACAGATGTATGCACTGTATAGCAAGAATGCCTAAAGCTCTAAGACCCGGAACTGAAAAAGGCGCGACTCTTCTTATAGGAAGCAAGGCGCCAATCGTAACCGGAGCACTTCTTTCATGGGTAATCGTGCCGTTTATAAAGATGGAACCACCGTATGAGGAGTTTTACGACCTCATTGGCAAAATATGGGAATGGTGGGATGAAAACGGCAAAAACCGTGAGAGAATCGGTGAGCTAATAGAAAGAGTATCGTTCCCTAAATTCCTGAAAGAAGTCGGCCTTGATCCACACCCTGCAATGATTAAAGAGCCGAGGCGTGACCCGTTCTTCTTCTGGTCAGAGGAAGATCTTATAAAGTAA
- the dsrB gene encoding dissimilatory-type sulfite reductase subunit beta: MSTPERQTDIGPPHYEKFLHPVIKKNYGKWKYHEILSPGHMVHVSESGEKIFTVRIASPRLLSTDTIREYCAIAKKHSEGFLRFTTRNNVEFFATTEDGAKALMADLKSKGYMMGGIGPRISNVVHTQGWVHCHSAATDASGIVKALMDELAEYFTTKELQNRVRLAVACCVNMCGAVHCSDIAIVGVHKTPPRIDHENVKNACEVPSTIGSCPTSAISPDPTKKSVKIKLEKCMYCGNCYSVCPAMPISDAENDGVAIVVGGKVANLRTPPKFSRLAVPWIPNEPPRWPKVVAAVKTILDAYIKGARKHERVGEWVDRIGWESFFKETGLEFKIQHIDDFTFARETFRTSASFKWT; the protein is encoded by the coding sequence ATGTCAACACCGGAAAGACAGACAGACATAGGCCCACCCCATTATGAAAAATTTTTACACCCTGTAATAAAGAAAAACTACGGTAAGTGGAAATATCACGAAATCCTGAGTCCTGGACACATGGTCCACGTGTCAGAAAGCGGCGAGAAAATCTTCACCGTAAGAATAGCATCACCGAGACTTTTATCCACTGATACAATCAGAGAGTACTGTGCAATAGCCAAGAAGCACTCAGAGGGTTTCCTTCGCTTTACCACAAGAAACAACGTTGAATTCTTTGCAACCACCGAAGACGGCGCAAAGGCTCTAATGGCTGACTTAAAGTCAAAAGGTTACATGATGGGCGGCATAGGGCCAAGAATCAGTAACGTTGTTCACACTCAGGGATGGGTACACTGCCATTCAGCAGCTACCGACGCATCCGGCATAGTGAAGGCTCTTATGGATGAGCTTGCCGAATACTTTACAACTAAAGAGCTTCAAAACAGAGTCAGACTTGCCGTAGCTTGCTGCGTTAACATGTGCGGTGCTGTCCACTGTTCAGACATAGCAATTGTGGGAGTTCACAAGACCCCGCCAAGAATTGATCATGAAAACGTTAAGAACGCTTGTGAAGTTCCCTCAACAATCGGTTCATGTCCTACAAGCGCAATCAGCCCTGATCCAACTAAAAAGAGCGTAAAAATTAAACTTGAAAAGTGCATGTACTGTGGTAACTGCTACTCTGTTTGTCCTGCAATGCCGATATCAGATGCAGAAAACGATGGCGTGGCCATAGTTGTTGGCGGAAAGGTCGCAAACCTTAGAACTCCGCCCAAATTCTCACGTCTTGCAGTGCCATGGATTCCGAATGAGCCGCCGAGGTGGCCAAAGGTCGTTGCAGCTGTTAAGACCATTCTTGATGCCTACATAAAAGGCGCCAGGAAGCACGAGAGAGTCGGCGAATGGGTTGATAGAATCGGCTGGGAGAGTTTCTTTAAAGAGACCGGTCTTGAATTCAAAATCCAGCACATTGACGACTTTACATTTGCTCGTGAGACATTCAGAACATCAGCGTCATTTAAGTGGACGTAG